The following proteins are encoded in a genomic region of Shinella zoogloeoides:
- a CDS encoding methylglyoxal synthase: MSRRKCIALIAHDEKKDDMAAFALKNEKVLAQARIVATGTTGGRVLDACPGLDVTRLKSGPLGGDQQIGALIATGEVDVLIFFVDPLTPMPHDVDVKALMRLAIVYDIPMALNRATAEQLLDFAAD; this comes from the coding sequence ATGTCGCGCCGGAAATGCATCGCACTCATCGCGCATGACGAGAAGAAGGACGACATGGCGGCCTTCGCGCTGAAGAACGAGAAGGTTCTTGCGCAGGCACGGATCGTCGCGACCGGCACCACCGGCGGCCGGGTGCTGGACGCCTGTCCCGGCCTCGACGTGACCCGGCTAAAAAGCGGCCCGCTCGGCGGCGACCAGCAGATCGGCGCGCTGATCGCCACGGGCGAGGTGGACGTGCTGATCTTCTTCGTCGACCCGCTGACGCCCATGCCGCACGATGTCGACGTGAAGGCGCTGATGCGGCTTGCGATCGTCTATGACATTCCGATGGCGCTGAACCGGGCGACCGCCGAACAGCTTCTCGACTTTGCCGCCGATTGA
- the mepA gene encoding penicillin-insensitive murein endopeptidase, whose protein sequence is MPAHFLLSRLTTRLLAAGLALTALASPLAAEERPAKELFGAKRLPAMMATSPYGSYAKGCIAGAVAIPTDGPAWQAMRLSRNRRWGHPNMIALLEQFSQDAREIGWPGLLLGDISQPRGGPMLSGHASHQVGLDADIWFTPMPDHRLSAEEREKLPFTSMLDKSKFLTVDSRRWTPTHARLVMKAASYPQVERVFVNPAIKKKLCETWQGDRSLLGKVRPIYGHDEHFHIRIKCPEGAPGCKPQARVPAGDGCDQSLAWWFTKEPWEKPKPKKDAKPVKPWYVKMSDLPKACGTVLASASPSSEQEVTYHGNGGASTALAFSASAGGGASATIESVIASDTALPAIVPIPIPRPFQ, encoded by the coding sequence ATGCCAGCCCATTTCCTGCTTTCCCGCCTGACCACCCGCCTTCTCGCCGCCGGCCTTGCGCTGACCGCGCTCGCCTCGCCGCTTGCGGCCGAGGAGCGGCCGGCCAAGGAGCTGTTCGGCGCCAAGCGCCTGCCGGCGATGATGGCGACGAGCCCCTACGGGTCCTATGCCAAGGGCTGCATCGCCGGCGCGGTGGCCATCCCGACGGACGGCCCGGCCTGGCAGGCGATGCGCCTGTCGCGCAACCGCCGCTGGGGCCATCCGAACATGATCGCGCTGCTGGAGCAGTTTTCGCAGGACGCCCGCGAAATCGGCTGGCCGGGGCTGCTGCTCGGTGACATTTCACAGCCGCGCGGCGGGCCGATGCTGTCTGGCCACGCCTCGCACCAGGTCGGCCTTGATGCCGATATCTGGTTCACGCCCATGCCGGACCACCGCCTGTCCGCCGAGGAGCGGGAAAAGCTGCCCTTCACCTCCATGCTCGACAAGAGCAAGTTCCTGACGGTCGATTCGCGCCGCTGGACGCCGACCCATGCCCGGCTCGTCATGAAGGCGGCGAGCTACCCGCAGGTCGAGCGCGTCTTCGTCAACCCGGCGATCAAGAAGAAGCTCTGCGAAACCTGGCAGGGCGACCGCTCGCTGCTCGGCAAGGTGCGACCGATCTACGGCCACGACGAGCATTTCCACATCCGCATCAAGTGCCCGGAGGGCGCACCCGGCTGCAAGCCGCAGGCGCGCGTGCCGGCCGGCGACGGCTGCGATCAATCGCTCGCCTGGTGGTTCACCAAGGAGCCCTGGGAAAAGCCCAAGCCGAAGAAGGACGCCAAGCCGGTCAAGCCCTGGTATGTCAAGATGTCGGACCTGCCGAAAGCCTGCGGCACGGTCCTGGCGAGCGCCTCGCCTTCTTCCGAGCAGGAAGTGACCTATCACGGCAATGGCGGCGCCTCGACCGCGCTCGCCTTCTCCGCAAGCGCCGGGGGCGGTGCCAGCGCGACCATCGAATCGGTGATCGCCTCCGATACGGCGCTGCCGGCGATCGTGCCGATCCCGATTCCGCGGCCGTTCCAGTAG
- a CDS encoding extracellular solute-binding protein has protein sequence MQAAFGRNVFTVALALSLGAATGAFAQDAKEPVWHSGLSTIGELKHPNGFAHFDYVDPEAPKGGELKLSETGTYDTFNPILSKGEAASGVSSLVFDTLLKSAEDEITTAYGLLAEGVSFPDDISSATFRLRAEAKWADGQPVTPEDVVFSFEKSKEHNPLLANYYKHVVSAEKTGERDVTFRFDEKNNRELPNILGQFQIVPKHWWEGTDAKGNKRDIGRTTLEPVMGSGPYRIASFQAGGSIRFERRDDYWGKDLNVNVGQNNFGAITYTFFGDRNVEFEAFRAGNVDFYRDNSSSHWMTAYDFPAAKDGRIVREEIENPLRATGIMQAFVPNMRREKFRDQRVREALNYAYDFESLNRNLAYGRLNRIDSYFWGTELASSGLPEGREKEILEELKDKIPSEVFTTPYTNPVSGDPKAARENLRKALMLFKEAGYELKNRKLVNVKTGEPFGIEILLSNPSQERTVLPYVKSLTDIGVDARIRTVDSSQYTNRVRSFDYDMLYGIWAQTLVPGNEQVDYWGSSSVDQQGSRNYAGIADPAIDELIRRIIFAPNRAELVATVKAMDRVLLAHHYLVPMFYSKSVQVAYWNHLARPKELPYYGLGFPDVWWSKNAAR, from the coding sequence ATGCAGGCAGCCTTCGGGAGAAACGTGTTCACGGTCGCTCTGGCCCTGTCTTTGGGGGCTGCGACCGGCGCCTTCGCGCAAGACGCCAAGGAACCTGTCTGGCACAGCGGTCTTTCCACCATCGGCGAACTGAAGCACCCGAACGGCTTTGCCCATTTCGACTATGTCGATCCCGAAGCGCCGAAGGGCGGCGAGTTGAAGCTCTCCGAAACCGGCACGTACGACACCTTCAACCCCATCCTCTCCAAGGGTGAGGCCGCCTCGGGCGTTTCCTCCCTCGTCTTCGACACGCTGCTGAAATCCGCCGAGGACGAGATCACCACCGCCTATGGCCTGCTGGCCGAGGGCGTGTCCTTCCCGGACGACATTTCCTCCGCCACCTTCCGCCTGAGAGCCGAAGCCAAGTGGGCGGACGGCCAGCCGGTGACGCCGGAGGACGTGGTCTTCTCCTTCGAAAAGTCGAAGGAGCACAATCCGCTGCTCGCCAACTACTACAAGCACGTCGTCTCGGCGGAGAAGACCGGCGAGCGCGACGTCACCTTCCGCTTCGACGAGAAGAACAACCGCGAGCTTCCCAACATCCTCGGCCAGTTCCAGATCGTGCCGAAGCACTGGTGGGAGGGGACGGACGCCAAGGGCAACAAGCGCGACATAGGCCGCACGACGCTGGAGCCCGTCATGGGCTCCGGCCCCTACAGGATCGCCTCCTTCCAGGCCGGCGGCTCCATCCGCTTCGAGCGTCGCGACGACTATTGGGGCAAGGATCTCAACGTGAATGTCGGCCAGAACAATTTCGGCGCGATCACCTATACGTTCTTCGGCGACAGGAACGTGGAATTCGAGGCCTTCCGCGCCGGCAATGTCGATTTTTACCGCGACAATTCGTCCAGCCACTGGATGACGGCCTATGACTTTCCGGCCGCCAAGGACGGCCGCATCGTGCGCGAGGAGATCGAAAATCCGCTGCGCGCCACCGGCATCATGCAGGCCTTCGTGCCGAACATGCGCCGGGAGAAATTCAGGGATCAGCGGGTGCGCGAGGCGCTGAACTACGCCTATGACTTCGAAAGCCTCAACCGCAACCTCGCCTATGGTCGCCTCAACCGCATCGACAGTTATTTCTGGGGCACGGAGCTTGCCTCTTCGGGCCTGCCGGAGGGCCGCGAGAAGGAAATCCTGGAGGAGCTGAAGGACAAGATCCCGTCCGAAGTCTTCACGACGCCCTATACCAATCCCGTCTCCGGCGATCCGAAGGCGGCGCGTGAGAACCTGCGCAAGGCGCTGATGCTCTTCAAGGAAGCGGGCTACGAACTGAAGAACCGCAAGCTGGTGAACGTGAAGACGGGCGAGCCCTTCGGCATCGAGATCCTGCTGTCCAATCCCTCGCAGGAGCGCACGGTCCTGCCCTATGTGAAGAGCCTCACCGATATCGGCGTCGACGCGCGCATCCGCACGGTCGACAGTTCGCAATACACCAACCGCGTCCGCAGCTTCGACTACGACATGCTCTACGGCATCTGGGCGCAGACCTTGGTGCCGGGCAACGAGCAGGTCGACTACTGGGGTTCCTCCTCGGTCGACCAGCAGGGCTCGCGCAACTATGCCGGCATCGCCGATCCCGCCATAGACGAGCTGATCCGCCGGATCATCTTCGCGCCGAACCGCGCCGAGCTCGTCGCCACCGTCAAGGCGATGGACCGCGTGCTGCTCGCCCATCACTATCTTGTGCCGATGTTCTATTCCAAGTCGGTACAGGTCGCCTACTGGAACCACCTCGCCCGGCCGAAGGAACTGCCCTATTACGGCCTCGGCTTCCCGGATGTCTGGTGGTCGAAGAACGCAGCCAGGTGA
- a CDS encoding microcin C ABC transporter permease YejB produces MGAYILRRILLMIPTIFGIMAISFAIVQFAPGGPVEQVIADLTSQSGGDRLSGGGGDMLQVGQDSAYRGARGLDPEFIAKLEKQFGFDKPPLERFFTMMWDYMRFDFGESFFRNVSVVDLIAQKMPVSISLGVWILIFSYAISIPLGIHKAVKDGSAFDVWTSGIIIIGYAVPSFLFGILLIVVFAGGSFLDWFPLRGIVSDNFSSLAWWQKPLDYMWHMTLPLITLLLSAFATTTLLTKNSFIDEIKKQYVTTARAKGLTEGQVLYGHVFRNAMLIIIAGFPGAFISAFFTGSLLIEYIFSLDGLGRLGYDSIVRRDYPIVFATLFIFSLMGLVVSLVSDLIYTWVDPRIDFERRDV; encoded by the coding sequence ATGGGCGCCTATATCCTGCGCCGCATCCTGCTGATGATCCCGACGATCTTCGGCATCATGGCGATCTCGTTCGCGATCGTGCAGTTCGCGCCCGGCGGCCCGGTCGAGCAGGTCATCGCGGATCTGACGAGCCAGAGCGGCGGCGATCGCCTGTCCGGCGGGGGCGGCGACATGCTGCAGGTCGGGCAGGACAGCGCCTATCGCGGCGCGCGCGGCCTCGATCCAGAATTCATCGCCAAGCTGGAAAAGCAGTTCGGCTTCGACAAGCCTCCGCTCGAGCGCTTCTTCACGATGATGTGGGACTACATGCGCTTCGACTTCGGCGAGAGCTTCTTCCGCAACGTCTCCGTCGTCGACCTCATCGCGCAGAAGATGCCGGTCTCCATCTCGCTCGGCGTTTGGATTCTTATCTTCTCCTATGCCATCTCCATCCCGCTCGGCATCCACAAGGCGGTGAAGGACGGCTCGGCCTTCGACGTCTGGACATCAGGCATCATTATCATCGGCTATGCGGTGCCGAGCTTCCTCTTCGGTATCCTGCTCATCGTCGTCTTCGCCGGCGGCTCTTTCCTCGACTGGTTCCCGCTGCGCGGCATCGTCTCGGACAATTTCAGCAGCCTCGCCTGGTGGCAGAAGCCGCTCGACTACATGTGGCACATGACGCTGCCGCTGATCACGCTGCTGCTCTCCGCCTTCGCCACGACGACGCTCCTGACGAAGAACTCCTTCATCGACGAGATCAAGAAGCAATATGTCACGACGGCCCGCGCCAAGGGCCTGACCGAGGGGCAGGTGCTCTACGGCCACGTCTTCCGCAATGCCATGCTGATCATCATCGCCGGCTTCCCCGGCGCCTTCATCTCGGCTTTCTTCACGGGCTCGCTCCTCATCGAATATATCTTCTCGCTCGACGGCCTCGGCCGCCTCGGCTACGATTCCATCGTCCGGCGCGACTATCCCATCGTCTTCGCGACGCTCTTCATCTTCTCGCTGATGGGCCTCGTCGTCTCCCTCGTCTCCGACCTCATCTATACCTGGGTCGATCCGCGCATCGATTTCGAGCGGAGGGACGTCTGA
- a CDS encoding ABC transporter permease, translating to MTAVTDTTPIAPPRKGLLSPTNKRRWENFKANRRGYWSLWIFLVIFVLSLFAECIVNDRPILASYKGELLFPVVIDYPEEKFGGFLAETDYRSDFITEEIEANGWMIWPPIRYSYSNTNSNIPHSAPTKPFWLMSKEERCSGYPDGAADVNCNWHNLNWLGTDDQARDVLARVIYGFRISVLFGLALTICSAVVGVTAGAIQGYFGGWTDLLMQRFIEIWSSMPVLYILLIIAAILPPGFWILLGIMLLFSWVGFVGVVRAEFLRARNFEYVRAARALGVGNATIMARHLLPNAMVATLTFLPFILSGSITTLTSLDFLGFGMPPGSPSLGELIAQGKENLQAPWLGLTAFVVMSVMLSLLIFVGEATRDAFDPRKTFR from the coding sequence ATGACCGCCGTGACGGATACGACCCCGATCGCTCCACCAAGGAAGGGCCTGCTCTCGCCGACGAACAAGCGGCGCTGGGAGAACTTCAAGGCGAATCGGCGCGGCTACTGGTCGCTCTGGATCTTCCTCGTCATCTTCGTGCTCAGCCTCTTTGCCGAATGCATCGTCAACGACCGGCCGATCCTCGCCTCCTACAAGGGCGAGCTGCTCTTCCCCGTCGTGATCGATTACCCGGAGGAGAAATTCGGCGGTTTCCTCGCCGAGACGGACTACCGCTCCGATTTCATCACCGAGGAGATCGAGGCGAACGGCTGGATGATCTGGCCGCCGATCCGCTATTCCTATAGCAACACCAATTCCAACATCCCGCATTCCGCGCCGACCAAGCCCTTCTGGCTGATGTCGAAGGAGGAGCGCTGCTCCGGCTATCCGGACGGCGCGGCGGACGTGAACTGCAACTGGCACAATCTCAACTGGCTCGGCACGGACGACCAGGCGCGCGACGTGCTCGCCCGCGTCATCTACGGCTTCCGCATCTCCGTGCTCTTCGGCCTCGCGCTGACGATCTGCTCGGCCGTGGTCGGCGTGACGGCCGGTGCCATACAGGGCTATTTCGGCGGCTGGACGGACCTTCTGATGCAGCGCTTCATCGAGATCTGGTCCTCGATGCCGGTGCTCTATATCCTGCTCATCATCGCCGCCATCCTGCCGCCCGGCTTCTGGATCCTGCTCGGCATCATGCTGCTCTTCTCCTGGGTCGGCTTCGTCGGCGTGGTGCGCGCCGAGTTCCTGCGCGCCCGCAATTTCGAATATGTCCGGGCCGCCCGTGCGCTCGGCGTCGGCAATGCGACGATCATGGCGCGGCACCTCCTGCCCAACGCGATGGTCGCGACGCTCACCTTCCTGCCCTTCATCCTGTCGGGCTCGATCACCACGCTCACCTCGCTCGATTTCCTGGGCTTCGGCATGCCGCCGGGCTCGCCCTCGCTCGGCGAACTGATCGCGCAGGGCAAGGAGAACCTTCAGGCGCCGTGGCTCGGCCTCACCGCCTTCGTCGTCATGTCCGTCATGCTGTCGCTGCTGATCTTCGTCGGCGAAGCGACGCGCGACGCCTTCGATCCGAGGAAGACCTTCCGGTGA
- a CDS encoding ABC transporter ATP-binding protein, producing MSAPETILSVRDLSVAFHQGGNTSLAVDRVSFEIHRGEVVALVGESGSGKSVTANSVLRLLPYPAASHPSGEIVFKGKDLLKASDAALRNVRGNDITMIFQEPMTSLNPLHSIERQIGEILKLHQDIEGPAARAKILELLNQVGIREPEKRLAAYPHELSGGQRQRVMIAMALANRPELLIADEPTTALDVTVQAQILELLKNLKEEHGMSMLFITHDLGIVRKFADRVCVMTKGKIVETGPVEEIFSNPQHAYTRHLLASEPRGEPRPADDSQPVVVEAEDVKVWFPIKAGFMRRVVDHVKAVDGIDLKLRAGHTLGVVGESGSGKTTLGLALTRLISSKGRIAFVGQDIASRTFAEMRPLRRRMQIVFQDPFGSLSPRMSVADIVAEGLKIHEPSLSEAERDHRVASALEETGLDPTTRWRYPHEFSGGQRQRIAIARAMVLKPEFVMLDEPTSALDMSVQAQVVELLRDLQAKHNLAYLFISHDLKVVRALANDIIVMRGGRVVEKGRAKDIIERPGEAYTKALMAAAFNLEAVRSETISQ from the coding sequence GTGAGCGCTCCCGAAACCATTCTTTCCGTCCGCGACCTGTCGGTGGCCTTCCACCAGGGCGGCAACACCTCGCTCGCCGTCGACCGCGTCTCCTTCGAGATCCACCGCGGCGAGGTCGTCGCCCTCGTCGGCGAATCCGGCTCCGGCAAGTCGGTGACGGCGAACTCGGTCCTGAGGCTGCTGCCCTATCCCGCCGCAAGCCATCCGTCCGGCGAGATTGTCTTCAAGGGCAAGGACCTCCTGAAAGCGTCGGATGCGGCGCTGCGCAATGTGCGCGGCAACGACATCACCATGATCTTCCAGGAGCCGATGACCTCGCTCAATCCGCTCCATTCCATCGAGCGGCAGATCGGCGAGATCCTGAAGCTGCACCAGGATATCGAAGGCCCCGCCGCGCGCGCGAAAATCCTCGAACTCCTCAATCAGGTCGGCATCCGCGAGCCGGAAAAGCGCCTCGCCGCCTATCCGCACGAACTTTCCGGCGGCCAGCGCCAGCGCGTCATGATCGCCATGGCGCTCGCCAACCGCCCGGAACTCCTGATCGCCGACGAGCCGACCACCGCGCTCGACGTCACCGTGCAGGCGCAGATCCTCGAGCTCCTGAAGAACCTCAAGGAAGAGCACGGCATGTCCATGCTCTTCATCACCCACGACCTCGGCATCGTGCGCAAGTTCGCCGACCGGGTCTGCGTGATGACGAAGGGCAAGATCGTCGAGACCGGCCCTGTCGAAGAGATATTCTCCAACCCGCAGCACGCCTATACCCGTCACCTGCTCGCCTCCGAGCCGCGGGGCGAGCCGCGTCCGGCCGACGACAGCCAGCCTGTCGTCGTGGAGGCGGAGGACGTCAAGGTCTGGTTCCCGATCAAGGCCGGCTTCATGCGTCGCGTGGTGGACCACGTGAAGGCCGTCGACGGCATCGACCTGAAACTGCGCGCCGGCCACACGCTCGGCGTCGTCGGCGAATCCGGCTCCGGCAAGACGACGCTCGGCCTCGCGCTGACGCGCCTTATCTCCTCGAAAGGCCGCATCGCCTTCGTCGGGCAGGATATTGCCAGTCGCACCTTCGCCGAGATGCGGCCGCTGCGCCGGCGCATGCAGATCGTCTTCCAGGACCCCTTCGGCTCGCTCTCGCCGCGCATGTCGGTCGCCGATATCGTGGCTGAAGGCCTGAAGATCCACGAGCCCTCGCTTTCCGAAGCCGAGCGCGACCATCGCGTCGCCTCTGCACTGGAGGAAACCGGCCTCGACCCCACGACCCGCTGGCGCTACCCGCACGAATTTTCCGGCGGCCAGCGCCAGCGCATCGCGATCGCCCGCGCCATGGTGCTGAAACCCGAATTCGTCATGCTGGACGAGCCGACCTCCGCGCTCGACATGAGCGTGCAGGCGCAGGTGGTCGAACTCTTGCGCGATCTTCAGGCGAAGCACAATCTCGCCTATCTCTTCATCAGCCACGACCTCAAGGTCGTGCGTGCGCTCGCCAACGACATCATCGTCATGCGCGGCGGGCGCGTGGTGGAAAAGGGCCGGGCGAAGGATATCATCGAGCGGCCGGGCGAGGCCTATACCAAGGCCCTCATGGCCGCCGCCTTCAACCTCGAAGCCGTCCGCAGCGAGACGATAAGCCAGTAG
- a CDS encoding glyoxylate/hydroxypyruvate reductase A: MSTKSPVIIDLKFDQEEVAAALKGAFPEREVINLLHPANRNRDLSGIDYAVVWRPSADLFSRAKDLKVVFSGGAGVDHVLTLPGLPDVPLVRFVDDTLTTRMSEWIVMQCLMHLRQHQAYEALRQKRIWRELPQPEAKDITVGIMGFGVLGQDSAQKLRALGFNVIGWSKSGRKAEDFETYDEKGLDAFLGRTDFLVGLLPLTPDTRDIYNTGLFTRLSRKGPFGAPVFINGGRGGSQVEADIVASVNDGTLRGASLDVFQQEPLPLESPFWSMDKVFMTPHAAAASDVAALFRHVAHQIGRLESGKPLEHLVDRSAGY, from the coding sequence ATGTCGACGAAAAGCCCGGTCATCATCGATCTGAAATTCGACCAGGAAGAGGTCGCCGCCGCGCTCAAGGGCGCTTTTCCCGAACGCGAGGTCATCAACCTGCTGCATCCGGCAAACCGCAACCGCGACCTTTCCGGCATCGACTACGCGGTGGTCTGGAGGCCAAGCGCCGATCTCTTCTCCCGCGCGAAGGATCTCAAGGTCGTCTTCTCCGGCGGTGCCGGCGTCGACCATGTGCTGACGCTGCCTGGCCTGCCGGACGTGCCGCTCGTCCGCTTCGTCGACGACACGCTGACGACCCGCATGAGCGAATGGATCGTCATGCAATGCCTCATGCACCTGCGCCAGCACCAGGCCTATGAGGCGCTGCGGCAAAAGCGCATCTGGCGCGAGCTTCCCCAGCCCGAGGCGAAGGACATCACCGTCGGCATCATGGGCTTCGGCGTACTCGGGCAGGATTCGGCGCAAAAGCTGAGGGCGCTCGGCTTCAACGTCATCGGCTGGTCGAAGAGCGGCCGCAAGGCCGAGGACTTCGAGACCTATGACGAGAAGGGCCTCGACGCCTTCCTCGGCAGGACCGATTTCCTCGTCGGCCTGCTGCCGCTGACGCCGGATACGCGCGATATCTACAATACCGGCCTCTTCACCCGCCTCAGCCGCAAGGGCCCGTTCGGCGCCCCGGTCTTCATCAATGGCGGCCGCGGCGGCAGCCAGGTCGAGGCCGACATCGTCGCCTCCGTCAACGACGGCACGCTGCGCGGCGCCTCGCTCGACGTCTTCCAGCAGGAGCCGCTGCCGCTCGAAAGCCCGTTCTGGTCGATGGACAAGGTCTTCATGACCCCCCACGCCGCGGCCGCCTCCGACGTCGCCGCCCTCTTCCGCCACGTCGCCCACCAGATCGGGCGGCTGGAAAGCGGCAAGCCGCTGGAGCATCTGGTGGATCGCAGCGCCGGCTATTGA
- the ybaK gene encoding Cys-tRNA(Pro) deacylase — MSKTTRATQALAKAGVSFTVHTYDYDPTADRVGIQAAEALGEDPARVLKTLMAEVDGKPVCVIVPSDREVSMKKLASAFKGKSANMMKPADAERLTGFVVGGISPFGQKKQVPAAIEEEALAHEAVYMNGGQRGLQVRLAPRDVVMALKAIAAPVVA; from the coding sequence ATGTCCAAGACCACCCGCGCCACCCAGGCCCTCGCCAAGGCCGGCGTTTCCTTCACCGTCCACACCTACGACTACGACCCGACCGCCGACCGCGTCGGCATCCAGGCCGCCGAAGCGTTGGGGGAGGATCCAGCGCGTGTCCTCAAGACGCTGATGGCGGAGGTGGACGGCAAGCCGGTCTGCGTCATCGTGCCCTCGGATCGCGAGGTCAGCATGAAAAAGCTGGCAAGTGCCTTCAAGGGCAAGTCCGCCAACATGATGAAGCCGGCGGATGCCGAGCGGCTGACCGGCTTCGTCGTCGGCGGCATCAGCCCCTTCGGCCAGAAGAAGCAGGTGCCGGCCGCCATAGAGGAGGAGGCGCTGGCGCATGAGGCCGTCTACATGAACGGCGGCCAGCGCGGCCTCCAGGTACGCCTTGCGCCGCGCGACGTGGTGATGGCGCTGAAGGCGATTGCCGCGCCCGTCGTCGCCTGA
- a CDS encoding aminopeptidase, whose protein sequence is MTNPSVDPQKLEKLAEVAVRVGLQLQKGQDLVMTAPIAALPLVRLITKHAYMAGAGLVSTFYADEEATLARYRHAPDESFDRATDWLYEGMAKAYANGAARLAIAGDNPMLLSAEDPAKVARANKANSTAYKPALEKIANFDINWNIVSYPNPSWAKQVFPNDPENVAVEKLANAIFAASRVDVADPVAAWAAHNANLAKRSAWLNGERFSALHFKGPGTDLTVGLADGHEWHGGASTAKNGITCNPNIPTEEVFTTPHALRVEGHVSSTKPLSHQGTLIDDIQVRFEGGRIVEAKASKGEAVLNKVLDTDEGARRLGEVALVPHSSPISASGILFYNTLFDENASCHIALGQCYSKCFLDGASLSPEQIRAQGGNESLIHIDWMIGSDKVDIDGIRADGSRTPVMRAGEWA, encoded by the coding sequence ATGACCAATCCTTCCGTCGATCCGCAAAAGCTCGAAAAACTCGCCGAAGTCGCCGTGCGCGTCGGCCTCCAGCTCCAGAAGGGGCAGGACCTCGTGATGACCGCGCCGATCGCCGCGCTGCCGCTCGTCCGCCTCATCACCAAGCATGCCTATATGGCCGGCGCAGGCCTCGTCAGTACCTTCTATGCCGACGAGGAGGCGACGCTCGCCCGCTACCGCCATGCGCCGGACGAGAGCTTCGACCGCGCGACGGACTGGCTCTACGAGGGCATGGCCAAGGCTTACGCCAACGGCGCGGCGCGCCTCGCCATCGCCGGCGACAATCCGATGCTGCTTTCGGCCGAGGATCCGGCCAAGGTCGCCCGCGCCAACAAGGCCAATTCCACCGCCTACAAGCCGGCGCTGGAGAAGATCGCCAATTTCGACATCAACTGGAACATCGTCTCCTATCCGAACCCGTCCTGGGCGAAGCAGGTCTTCCCGAACGACCCGGAAAACGTGGCGGTCGAGAAACTCGCCAATGCCATCTTCGCCGCCTCGCGCGTCGACGTTGCCGATCCGGTCGCGGCCTGGGCGGCGCATAATGCGAACCTTGCCAAGCGCTCGGCCTGGCTGAATGGCGAGCGCTTCTCCGCCCTGCATTTCAAGGGTCCGGGCACGGACCTCACGGTCGGCCTTGCCGATGGTCACGAATGGCACGGCGGCGCCTCCACGGCGAAGAACGGCATCACCTGCAATCCCAACATCCCGACGGAAGAGGTCTTCACCACGCCCCATGCGCTGCGCGTCGAAGGCCACGTCTCCTCTACCAAGCCGCTTTCCCACCAGGGCACGCTGATCGACGATATCCAGGTGCGCTTCGAGGGCGGCCGCATCGTCGAGGCGAAGGCGTCGAAGGGCGAGGCTGTGCTGAACAAGGTGCTGGACACGGACGAGGGCGCGCGCCGGCTTGGCGAAGTGGCGCTGGTGCCGCATTCCTCGCCGATCTCGGCAAGCGGCATCCTCTTCTACAACACGCTGTTCGACGAGAACGCCTCCTGCCACATCGCGCTCGGCCAGTGCTATTCCAAGTGCTTCCTCGACGGCGCAAGCCTTTCACCGGAGCAGATCCGCGCGCAGGGCGGCAATGAAAGCCTGATCCACATCGACTGGATGATCGGCTCCGACAAGGTGGATATCGACGGCATCCGCGCCGATGGAAGCCGCACCCCGGTCATGCGCGCCGGCGAGTGGGCGTGA
- a CDS encoding EamA family transporter, whose product MSRASDLLLTAIAPAVWGSTYIVTTELLPAGYPLTVAMLRALPAGLLLLALVRQLPSGIWWPRTFLLGALNFSFFWAMLFVSAYRLPGGVAATVGAIQPLIVLGLSRAVMGTVVRPLSVLAGLAGIGGVALLVLTPAAALDPVGIAAGLAGAVSMAFGTVLSRHWQPPVPPLTFTAWQLTAGGLLLVPVALVFEPALPMPTTENLVGFLYLGVIGGALTYIVWFRGLARLDPATISPLGFLSPLVAVVLGWALLGQDLSLLQIGGMVVVLGSVWLSQRAQATVAQPAAGGKAVSSAAR is encoded by the coding sequence ATGTCCCGCGCTTCCGACCTTCTCCTCACCGCCATCGCGCCCGCCGTCTGGGGCAGCACCTATATCGTCACGACCGAGCTTCTGCCGGCCGGCTATCCCCTGACCGTCGCCATGCTGCGCGCCCTGCCCGCCGGGCTTCTCCTGCTGGCGCTTGTTCGCCAGCTGCCCAGCGGCATCTGGTGGCCGCGCACCTTCCTGCTCGGCGCGCTGAACTTCTCCTTCTTCTGGGCAATGCTCTTCGTTTCGGCCTACCGGCTGCCGGGCGGTGTCGCGGCAACGGTCGGGGCCATCCAGCCGCTGATCGTGCTCGGCCTGTCGCGTGCGGTGATGGGAACGGTCGTGCGGCCGCTCTCGGTTCTCGCCGGCCTTGCCGGCATCGGCGGCGTCGCGCTGCTGGTGCTGACGCCGGCCGCGGCGCTCGACCCGGTCGGCATCGCCGCGGGCCTTGCCGGCGCGGTCTCCATGGCCTTCGGCACCGTGCTCTCACGCCACTGGCAGCCGCCCGTGCCGCCGTTGACCTTCACCGCCTGGCAACTCACCGCCGGCGGCCTACTGCTGGTGCCCGTCGCACTGGTCTTCGAGCCGGCCTTGCCGATGCCGACAACGGAAAACCTCGTCGGCTTCCTCTATCTCGGCGTGATCGGCGGGGCGCTCACCTATATCGTCTGGTTCCGCGGCCTTGCGCGGCTCGATCCGGCAACGATCTCGCCGCTCGGCTTCCTCAGCCCGCTTGTCGCCGTCGTGCTCGGCTGGGCGCTGCTCGGGCAGGATCTCAGCCTGCTGCAGATCGGCGGCATGGTCGTCGTGCTGGGCAGCGTGTGGCTCAGCCAGCGGGCGCAGGCGACAGTGGCGCAGCCTGCCGCCGGCGGAAAGGCCGTATCGTCAGCCGCTCGCTGA